A genomic segment from Anabas testudineus chromosome 6, fAnaTes1.2, whole genome shotgun sequence encodes:
- the spg11 gene encoding spatacsin isoform X4 — translation MLESQPLEKTSIEVAVIPENQHCGDLADIQKAELAPGGSLLGCLGIQGRLVVWNPADRDVPPAAVDGCYRDFLWEEVSVHSRGVCSFRLLAVGSQWHLRLLEVEAEHSACISLLQVSECPGDRLLQTVREQDSSVGELRSLRVLWFAAGRCCMLLNSDWLLQVKWQQVGEEPQMFSCCSIQQTDSSRDTAVYHCVCRETLFILSSTGLITVYSITDGRLLANVDLPAYLNSGLTEEHAASSFSSFCLLQVSADLSTAVAVTRSHAAVAIDLNHYFRMCPDHLLCAVSATRPPLHPQHTREQDSLTSSSCSVATLGSTFSTDRSWEARLASMYNRAQQPPVPSTPSSQPAGMSWTSSLPHLESYRASSLGCSRVPQGGATIAFSVPESSTSSLLTVSDFSALLTFTSPGNRQTTVALWDLESGSVSYHQVEGEAAPVQRCGERQHRLLLKKAGVFQVLFSVSQQDLLSRLMLFGSAATVDVVCHLNNWGRCSIPVHALQAGLKNRQLDTVEFYLKSKENILNPSTAFGAADQPAASALSLSDSVQELCPALDLLCSAVRDSNSDAQSRQFSEQLLNITVNFVNTQIRSVLSCTHHEDPGVQSCVDVLDQYITELRSYMKKFPWPAGGDTSSTNSAVPGQKEVLRDEWEQLPTEEVVHQSILTNQIPRAQAVLRRRSLPEQHLSALRMEGLQQVFSSLQHRDLPTATRLLINMGFSVKKQLHSISLYTSDKDLREFVVQELSRQSSFPEEEMQSVAFIREMERLESLPASRCSVNPTSPRSHLLSCSSVLQMVHSEEGGAHEVLGELVRQRRSDEEGGLWQNLRLDWVRNWDQSFKTTVLLSRIQHTELSSCDSAVLWRYLTGLHDRRRVVSWIQNRETADVSWPELTPELVNSNTVCSSYMRENILDLLARKDVFIPDELSDLQQLLWRLAQGGGVMASSPPVPRYRSPLGLDLHSLFITFCLDHNLQYLLYTYLEHYRLTPRNCPLLSNRSLSESQPWFEMMVKIQEITRDLSDPGLLFQASLTSAQVLLPGSQASLSSLLLEGHSLLVLAAIMFAPGGIDQVMAQGERSVTSERTVDPQLLKMALAPHLKLKAALFPTGSRGNSQSSDISVYHLLQSLHPLDPSRLFGWQAANTLSSTETSELPHFSSPHLVNRFALVENLDFLYYLRHGRPSFAYATFLVQQLSSCCDVTILLQKARQQVYRMALQCFSVPSVASAAVCFCELVGVCSLKLRVDIRAMNTILQHWNQHNTHITTTEHLHTLASKGVKLAEAEPGAAEELIGYLEAAVTDSLEQKGISRSSYEAAQEWALPVQFCQLHSLKLSSVYPTHCASDGQFIHFLLFVQLHNFPPQQVRSLVAQFGPALQAHLSLAFQDLQVYSQRSCGPEAQTYTLSKEESPGSPDHPRELFQVLLKSQEEASPCMYLLQEALVLRCPTLAVLAACQQGAELLPCLCVWVLTSVDSATAGGATSHLVEVPQHHEWTLHDLSIIWRTLLGRGCVRPLLRGFELFQRDCPLVLVLRMFELCCDYRNYSEAKGKLLEFQRTLITLRNSSPAPPGGLPLQWVESQASVLLLTMLQRRSSQYDLHRLLHLLADVDKLLKSNGPDFKKLSQLSELLQGSGVSLSPRLLQPCSPSVQQEEFQAAVDALQAGGRYSQARQVAVLAGLPVHRLLLSQLLQEANSQKSKRQWRRLETRVSFWRKCHEQLKTEDTDPESASQFFLSQTEPEAPDSSVGGEAQTELLDVQERCLLLGFTAHWLSLLSPAPLDKLENLEKKLWISRVRRHVLSVTMEKESVFNLAPPAATPEMNTYEVLMKEFSFSNISGLNTEKCLSVEGLPGSPEEQEELKVDSELNPEERSVLALLVGQLLDNGSIHEAGRVCRYFSLYHPDMWVVLRCHGLASGKLNPEPQEEASEALPRSSITSSPSFSSLSSFVMVTPIEDEVAVQLQRLVDQCRHGNSYCKQVLSLYQLSKELQCSFSEFCREEPRTVLEKLLLSDQPERFRKAQTFIRAQGLSADTVAELVSYAVVHAHLASTQELQPAERQVFRPSEGRDSLVQLIKLCEDPNLVGVKLLENLNTVPLRDLNCIVELLIVAHDCFSLTCNMEGIVRVLQAARHLSHTYLAPGEQFSLLVRLLTGIGRYGEMTYIFDLLHQSHRFEMLLRKKVDTDRRQSSSLKTALLDYIKRCLPADSEKHNMVALCFSMRREIGENHEMAARTQLKMIQSQAWVVTPDLKKSLVKVLGLLKDAAESFSKDSCVRQASRCVRTAKLVALQLHFLNQGSDLRVINLQPTELLRTVTELPRCFQVFVVSEAYGYTPDWAEILYQKVILKGDFVYLEELKRHRPLTSSLFEDIFKKLDGAPSSVTANMKRLLTHCDDVYSRYRLAYQQNLYDVTKMMLEDANTSNYLKDRLTS, via the exons ATGTTGGAGTCTCAGCCACTGGAGAAAACCTCCATAGAGGTGGCTGTGATCCCCGAGAACCAGCACTGTGGAGACCTAGCAGACATCCAGAAAGCCGAACTGGCTCCTGGAGGCTCGCTGCTCGGATGTCTGGGGATCCAGGGGCGGCTGGTGGTGTGGAACCCGGCGGACAGAGACGTGCCTCCGGCTGCAGTGGACGGCTGCTATAGAGA CTTTTTGTGGGAGGAGGTGAGCGTCCACAGTCGAGGTGTCTGCAGCTTCAGACTGCTGGCTGTGGGCTCTCAGTGGCACCTGAGGCTGCTGGAGGTGGAAGCAGAACATTCAGCCTGCATTTCTCTGCTCCAGGTCTCTGAATGTCCTGGGGACCGCCTGCTGCAGACTGTCAGAGAGCAGGACAGCA GTGTGGGTGAGCTGCGGTCGTTGCGTGTCTTGTGGTTCGCTGCCGGCCGCTGCTGCATGCTGCTGAACagtgattggctgctgcaggtgaagTGGCAGCAGGTGGGGGAGGAGCCACAGAtgttctcctgctgcagcatccagcagactgacagcagcagagacactgcTGTTTAtcactgtgtctgcagagaaacCCTGTTTATCCTCAGCTCCACTGGACTCATCA CTGTGTATAGTATCACCGATGGCAGACTGTTAGCTAACGTTGACCTCCCCGCCTACCTGAACTCTGGCCTGACGGAAGAACATGCcgcctcctccttctcctccttctgccTCCTCCAGGTGTCAGCAGATCTCAGTACAGCCGTTGCCGTCACTCGATCTCATGCTGCAGTCGCCATCGACCTCAACCACTACTTCAg GATGTGTCCAGACCACCTACTGTGTGCCGTGTCGGCCACTCGCCCTCCTCTCCACCCACAGCACACAAGAGAGCAGGACAGCCTGACGAGCTCCAGCTGTAGCGTCGCCACCCTCGGATCCACCTTCAGTACTGACCG CTCCTGGGAAGCTCGTCTGGCCTCCATGTACAACAGAGCCCAGCAGCCTCCAGTTCCCTCTACCCCCTCCTCTCAACCTGCTGGGATGTCCTGGACCTCCTCTCTCCCCCATCTGGAGTCCTACAGGGCTTCATCCTTAGGCTGCAGCAGAGTCCCTCAGGGCGGGGCAACCATTGCATTCTCTGTCCCTGAGTCGTCCACCTCATCTCTGCTCACTGTCTCCGACTTCTCCGCCCTACTGACCTTCACCTCTCCTGGcaacagacagaccacagtggCTTTATGGGATTTGGAGTCTGGGAGTGTGAGTTACCACCAGGTGGAGGGCGAGGCGGCTCCGGTTCAGCGCTGTGGAGAGAGACAGCacaggctgctgctgaaga aggCCGGTGTGTTCCAGGTCTTGTTTTCAGTTTCCCAGCAAGACCTGCTCAGTAGGTTGATGTTGTTTGGCAGCGCAGCAACAGTAGATGTAGTTTGTCACCTGAACAACTGGGGCCGCTGCTCCATTCCTGTCCACGCCCTGCAG gctGGACTAAAGAACCGTCAGCTGGATACAGTCGAGTTCTACTTaaagagcaaagaaaacatcctgaACCCGTCAACTGCGTTCGGTGCTGCTGATCAGCCTGCAGCCTCCGCTCTGAGTCTGTCAGACA GTGTCCAGGAGCTGTGTCCTGCGTTGGACCTGCTGTGTTCAGCTGTCCGAGACTCGAACAGTGATGCTCAGAGCCGACAGTTCTCAGAACAGCTGCTCAACATCACAGTGAACTTTGTGAACACACAGATCCGCTCTGTGCTGTCCTGCACACACC ATGAAGACCCAGGTGTTCAGAGCTGTGTGGACGTTCTGGATCAGTACATCACCGAGCTGAGGAGCTACATGAAGAAATTTCCCTGGCCTGCAGGGGGCGACACCTCCAGCACCAACTCTGCTGTCCCCGGTCAGAAGGAAGTGCTGAGGGACGAGTGGGAGCAGCTGCCGACAGAG GAGGTGGTCCATCAGTCCATCCTGACCAATCAGATCCCAAGAGCTCAGGCTGTCCTGAGGAGGCGGAGTCTTCCAGAGCAGCACCTGTCTGCTCTGAGGATGGAGGGTCTGCAGCAGGTCTTCTCCTCCCTGCAACACAGAGACCTGCCGACGGCCACCAGGCTCCTCATTAACATG GGTTTCAGTGTGAAGAAGCAGCTCCACAGTATCTCCCTTTACACCAGTGACAAGGACCTGAGGGAGTTCGTG GTGCAGGAGCTCTCGAGGCAGAGTTCTTTTCCAGAGGAGGAGATGCAGAGTGTGGCGTTCATAAGGGAGATGGAGAGGTTGGAGTCGCTGCCTGCATCTCGCTGCTCAGTGAATCCCACATCACCAAG AAGTCACTTACTGTCCTGTTCCAGTGTCCTTCAGATGGTTCACAGTGAGGAGGGAGGTGCTCACGAGGTTCTGGGGGAGCTGGTAAGACAGAGGAGGTCTGATGAAGAAGGGGGGCTCTGGCAGAACCTCAGATTGGACTGGGTGAGGAACTGGGACCAGAGCTTTAAGACCACTGTCCTCTTGTCCAGAATCCAGCACACAG AGTTGAGTTCCTGTGACTCAGCCGTGCTATGGCGCTACCTGACTGGCCTCCACGACCGGCGCCGGGTGGTCAGCTGGATCCAGAACAGGGAGACCGCAGATGTCTCATGGCCAGAATTAACACCAGAACTAGTTAACAGCAACACAGTCTGCAGCTCCTACATGAGGGAGAACATCCTGGACCTGCTGGCCAG GAAGGATGTGTTCATCCCAGACGAACTGTCggacctgcagcagctgttgtggAGGTTGGCTCAAGGTGGAGGGGTGATGGCGTCTTCCCCACCTGTTCCTCGCTACCGCTCCCCGCTCGGCCTCGACCTCCACAGCCTCTTCATCACCTTCTGCCTGGACCACAACCTGCAGTACCTGCTCTACACCTACTTGGAGCACTACAg ACTGACGCCCAGAAACTGTCCCCTCCTGAGCAATCGGAGCCTGTCTGAGAGCCAGCCCTGGTTTGAAATGATGGTGAAGATCCAGGAGATCACCAGAGATCTGTCAG ACCCAGGGCTACTCTTCCAGGCCAGTCTCACCAGTGCTCAGGTGCTGTTACCAGGCAGCCAGGCGTCTCTCAGCAGTCTCCTGCTGGAGGGACACAGTCTGCTGGTTCTGGCTGCCATCATGTTTGCCCCCGGAGGAATCGACCAG GTCATGGCTCAGGGTGAAAGGTCTGTCACGTCAGAGAGGACAGTTGACCCTCAGCTCCTGAAAATGGCGCTGGCCCCCCACCTCAAACTAAAGGCCGCCCTGTTCCCCACTGGATCCAGAGGAAACAGCCAGTCCTCTGACATCTCTGTGTACCACCTACTGCAG TCGCTCCATCCTTTGGACCCTTCCAGGCTGTTTGGCTGGCAGGCGGCAAACACCCTCAGCTCCACTG AAACCTCAGAGCTGCCTCATTTCTCCAGCCCTCACCTGGTCAACAGGTTCGCCTTAGTGGAGAATCTGGACTTCCTGTACTACCTCCGTCATGGTCGACCTTCCTTCGCGTACGCCACCTTCCTCGTTCAGCAGCTGAGCAGCTGCTGTGATGTCACAATACT gctgCAGAAGGCCAGGCAGCAGGTGTACAGGATGgctctgcagtgttttagtGTTCCATCTGTGGCGTCAGCCGCCGTTTGTTTCTGCGAGCTGGTAGGAGTCTGCAGTCTCAAGCTCAGAGTCGACATCAGAGCCATGAACACCATCCTGCAGCACTGgaaccaacacaacacacacatcactacaACAGAGCACCTACACACACTGG CATCTAAAGGTGTGAAGCTGGCAGAGGCGGAGCCTGGAGCCGCAGAGGAGCTGATTGGCTACCTGGAGGCTGCAGTGACAGACAGTCTGGAGCAAAAGGGCATCAGCAG atcGTCCTACGAAGCGGCCCAGGAGTGGGCGTTGCCTGTCCAGTTCTGTCAGCTCCACAGTCTGAAGCTCAGCTCTGTTTACCCCACCCACTGTGCCAGTGATGGACAGTTCatccacttcctgttgtttgtCCAGTTGCACAACTTCCCACCCCAGCAG GTGAGATCTCTCGTGGCACAGTTTGGTCCCGCCCTGCAGGCCCACCTGAGCCTGGCGTTTCAGGACCTGCAGGTCTATAGTCAGAGGAGCTGTGGTCCTGAAGCGCAGACGTACACGCTGAGTAAAGAAGAGAGTCCTGGGAGCCCGGATCATCCCAGGGAGCTGTTCCAGGTCCTCCTGAAGAGCCAGGAGGAGGCGTCACCCTGCATGTATCTGCTGCAGGAGGCACTGGTGCTACGCTGCCCAACACTGGCCGTACTGGCCGCCTGTCAACAG GGGGCGGAGCTGCtgccctgtctgtgtgtgtgggtgctgACATCTGTCGACAGCGCCACCGCCGGAGGAGCCACGTCACACCTCGTCGAAGTGCCTCAACATCACGAGTGGACCCTGCACGACCTGTCGATCATCTGGAGGACGCTGCTTGGGCGGGGCTGCGTCAGGCCCCTCCTCCGAGGCTTCGAGCTCTTCCAGAGG gACTGTCCTCTGGTGTTGGTGTTGAGGATGTTTGAGTTGTGTTGTGACTACAGGAATTACTCTGAGGCCAAAGGGAAGCTGCTGGAGTTCCAGAGGACGTTAATTACT CTGAGAAACAGCAGCCCAGCACCCCCCGGTGGACTCCCCCTGCAGTGGGTGGAGAGCCAGGCCTCCGTGTTGCTCTTGACTATGCTGCAGCGCCGATCCTCCCAGTACGACCTCCACCGGCTGCTGCACCTGCTGGCCGACGTCGACAAGCTCCTTAAATCCAACG gtccAGACTTCAAGAAGCTAAGTCAGCTCAGTGAGTTGCTGCAGGGGTCAGGGGTCAGCCTGTCTCCCAGGCTGCTGCAGCCCTGTTCTCCCTCCGTCCAGCAGGAGGAGTTCCAGGCTGCAGTGGACGCTCTTCAGGCCGGGGGACGCTACAGCCAGGCCAGACAAGTGGCAGTGTTGGCCGGCCTGCCGGTCCACCGCCTGCTCCTCAGTCAG CTGCTTCAGGAAGCAAACTCCCAGAAGTCCAAGAGACAGTGGAGGAGGTTGGAAACTCGAGTCAGTTTCTGGAGGAAATGTCACGAGCAGCTGAAGACTGAAGACACTGATCCAGAATCAGCTTCTCAGTTCTTCCTGTCACAGACTGAACCTGAGGCTCCAGACTCGTCTGTGGGTGGCGAGGCTCAGACAGAGCTGCTGGACGTCCAGGAGCGCTGCCTGCTGCTCGGGTTCACTGCTCACTGGCTGTCCCTGCTCAGCCCGGCTCCCCTGGATAAACTGGAGAACCTGGAGAAGAAGCTGTGGATCAGTCGGGTACGACGACACGTCCTTAGTGTCACCATGGAGAAGGAGAGCGTTTTCAACCTAGCGCCGCCTGCCGCCACGCCTGAAATGAACACATATGAAGTGTTAATGAAGGAGTTCTCCTTCTCTAACATATCCGGCCTAAACACTGAGAAGTGCCTCAGTGTGGAGGGACTCCCAGGTTCCcctgaggagcaggaggagctgaaaGTCGATTCCGAGTTAAATCCAGAGGAGAGGAGTGTTCTGGCTCTGCTGGTCGGCCAGCTCTTAGATAATGGTAGCATCCATGAAGCCGGCCGAGTCTGCCGATACTTCTCCCTGTATCACCCTGACATGTGGGTGGTGCTGCGCTGCCACGGCCTGGCATCAGGGAAACTAAACCCTGAACCACAAGAAGAGGCATCAGAAGCTCTGCCAAGGAGCAGCATCACCAGCT ctccGTCATTCAGCAGCTTGTCTTCATTCGTGATGGTTACCCCCATTGAAGACGAGGTTGCTGTACAGCTCCAGAGACTGGTGGACCAGTGTCGCCATGGAAACAGCTACTGTAAACAAGTCCTCAGCCTCTACCAGCTCTCCAAG GAGCTGCAGTGCTCCTTCAGTGAGTTCTGCAGGGAGGAACCTCGCACCGTTttggagaagctgctgctgtcggACCAGCCCGAGCGTTTCAGGAAGGCTCAGACCTTCATCAGAGCTCAGGGTCTCTCTGCAGACACCGTGGCTGAGCTGGTCTCCTATGCTGTGGTTCACGCACACCTTGCCTCCACCCAGGAGCTGCAGCCTG CAGAGAGGCAAGTATTCAGACCGTCAGAGGGCCGGGACTCGCTGGTCCAGCTGATCAAACTGTGTGAAGATCCAAACCTGGTGGGAGTCAAACTGCTGGAAAACCTCAACACTGTTCCACTGAGAGACCTGAACTGCA TTGTGGAATTGCTGATCGTGGCCCACGACTGTTTCAGTCTCACCTGTAACATGGAGGGGATCGTCAGGGTGCTCCAAGCCGCGCGTCACCTCAGCCACACCTACCTCGCCCCAGGAGAGCAATTCAGTCTGCTG GTGCGTCTGCTGACAGGTATCGGCAGGTATGGTGAGATGACGTACATCTTCGACCTGCTTCATCAGAGCCATCGCTTTGAGATGCTGCTGAGGAAGAAGGTcgacacagacagaagacag AGCTCCAGTCTGAAGACGGCTCTGCTGGACTACATAAAGCGCTGCCTCCCCGCAGACAGCGAGAAACACAACATGGTGGCGCTGTGTTTCAGCATGAGGAGGGAGATCGGAGAAAACCACGAGATGGCTGCCAGGACTCAGCTGAAGATGATCCAGTCTCAGGCCTGGG tCGTCACTCCTGATCTGAAGAAGTCTTTAGTGAAGGTGTTGGGTCTGCTGAAGGACGCTGCAGAAAGTTTCTCCAAG GACTCGTGTGTGCGTCAAGCCAGTCGCTGTGTTCGCACGGCCAAGCTGGTTGCCCTTCAGCTGCACTTCCTGAACCAGGGATCAGACCTGCGCGTCATCAACCTGCAgcccacagagctgctgagaacAGTCACAGAGTTGCCGCGATGCTTCCAG GTGTTTGTGGTGTCAGAGGCGTACGGCTACACTCCAGACTGGGCAGAGATTTTGTACCAGAAAGTGATTCTGAAAGGAGACTTTGTTTATCTGGAAGAGCTTAAACGCCACCGTCCGCTGACCTCCAGCCTGTTCGAGGACATTTTCAAAAA gcTGGACGGCGCTCCCAGCAGCGTCACTGCGAACATGAAGCGCCTGCTGACGCACTGTGATGATGTGTACAGCCGCTATAGGTTGGCCTACCAGCAAAATCTGTACGATGTCACCAAAATGATGCTGGAGGACGCCAACACCTCCAACTACCTGAAGGACAGACTCACCAGCTGA